In Oryza sativa Japonica Group chromosome 8, ASM3414082v1, the sequence gaggagaggaataGAGATAAGAATGAGAAGAGGAGATAAGGTTGAAGAGATGAGTTAAAaatgagaggaggagataaggttgaggaggagagaggtgttaaaggagaggaggaggtaccTCGATCCGATCGTGCACACCTCTCCGATCTCCGcgtcgatctttactcccggttggttttaccaaccgggactataaatagatctttagtcccggttggtaaaaccaaccgggagtaaagcatATGGCGATCTTTTTTTCCGGTtgatgttatcaaccgggactacaaatagatctttagtcccggttggtaacaccaaccggtactaaagattgaAAAGTATCCTGtagcttttaaaccgggactaaagatatttttagtcctggtttttaatacaaccgggactattgtaaaatctggtcgaccgaccaaagatggtttctccaccagtggctaGTTAATATAAGTAGCGCACAATAACCTTATTAAGCACCACCGATAATTTTATCTCGTTTTTCAAATAGTTTTCAACGGGAATAATTAATATTGTAGGcaatgttttattaaaaaaaagcctTCTTTGATTTATGAAGGAAAAAAGTATAATTCAACACCAAAACGTTCGCTATTTATTAAGAATATAAACATgacctgcatgcatgcataagcCCATGTATACTTATAGTGGCAATCAAGGAGGGTATGGATTAATTTTGATGACctcataaagaaaaaaaatctggtgtgccatgcatgcatgctttaaTTACTAGCTACTCCCACCGTCCCATaacataagggattttgagtttttgcttacaacgtttgatcactcgccttattcaaaaatttttgaaattattatttattttatttgtgatttaagcacaaattttcattttttatatttgcaaaaagaaaaaattgaataagacgagtggtcaaatgttgtaagaaaaactcaaaatcctttatatcgTGGGACGGAGGGTGTAGCCAGCTAGCTACGTAACCAATATAATTAAACTGGTATAGTAAGGATAAACGTCGACGACTAGAACATAATGTTCAACAGTTGAACTGGCCAGTTTAATCGGTCGGTTGATTAACTCGCAAGCAATGGTACATTACAACATTAGATTGAACGTGTGATAATTAAACTTGTATAGCACCACCAGTTACCGTGTGTTTTCTAATAATGTTTCGTGCAAAGTTACCAGATTTACTAAACTAAGACGCGCGAATTAATCTAGCAATATACAACTACTCCCAATACAAAAAATGGTGACAAAGTCATGACAGATCATCAGATCGATGAACGACAAGTATATATGATATTGCTGATTAGTCGTATTAGGTGCAGATTAAAGGGGAGttaccctatatatatatatatatatataggttgcGATGACCTTAATTAGCATAATAATTGCAATGACCGACCAATCAATGTGCCCTGACGCATTATTTTCTTGTTCATCATCCTCTAGCAGCCACATCGTTTTCTTTACTTTATATCCGTAACTAATTAACGTATATAATTTAATTTAGTATTCGACTAGAAAATAATTAACCACGTATACAATATATTATCCTTTTTCAATTAAACAATTAATTTAGTCGGTGATAGCTGCCAACTGTAGCAACAGAACAAACAGGTCAGGAAATTAGGATGAGGACGTTGCCTATATATCTCCTCCAACAGTTTGTGATTGCCTCgattattatttaatttgtcCATAAAATTATTGGTTAGGTATACATTAGTTAATTATATTTCACTCCTGGATTACGTGCAAGCAACAGATAGAGGACCCTCTTCAAAGAGAAAAACAGTTAAACAGAAACTAGATAGCAGGGGAAattatatactcctatatgtgTAACCAACAAAGCAAGTGATCAATGTTGGAAAACGTTAGAGCTAGTGATCAATTAATCAGAAAATGTTCATGACATATTGCATATACCTGCAGCGATTGGTTGGGTTAGGTGCAGGCACAAGCAAGATATAATTAGAATTAATCTCAATGACGTGGTCAACTATTATGCGTATATGCATGGATATGCATATGCATAAATGTGCACGCATTGAAGTGATGGGTGCCCTTCATTTCTTCATATATAACATCATACAAAAAACAAAATCCTCATATTTCTACATATATATTATCGTCATTGAGTCCATTTTCCGAAAAGAAAATGATCAATTCAGTGATCCATATGTAGGTCTTTTGAGAATTCActaaattaatactccctctggttctatattaattgacgttttagacaaggttgaggttaaacttttataactttgaccctcaataactttaaaaatatttagtttaaagaaactagaaaaaacatatatagatttgtctttcaaaacactataataaaagtaaacatgcatttatttattgtatatattttaatagaaaaataaggtcaaaggtatatcttgtagagcatgtcattgtccaaaacgtcaattaaaataaaaccggaAGGAGTAATAGGGACAATATTGGGTACGTGGAGCACGTACCTCCATCCTAATTTAAGTGTGGTTGTGGGTTTTCGTGTCTAACGTTTAACCgtatgtcttatttaaaaatttataaaaataaaaaaatagtcacacataaagtactatttattcTTTATCAAcgaataataacaaaaataataatcatattgtttttaaataagatgaactgtcaaacgttggatataaacagtacaaaaCTACACTCTTTCTGGGATGGAAGCAGTATTCTAATTGATGCATGCTAGTTTGTTGGAGAAAGAACAGACATTAGTTTTTATATGGACGTCTTTGACAGGTCTTTTCAGTGCCTTCACTAAATAATACTCCGGATAATGGATCGATATGACGACGACCTTTTCTGTACCAGCCAGATGCAGCATGCAATATTGTAATCCAACTATAGTTTTGATGTGCATGGCACAAGATATACATAAATCTAAATTGCTGTTCAGTGTATACGTTGTCCACGGTCAAGCACGATGCAAATTAGTTATTGGAGAGATATGTATATTTAAACAGAAACCACTTAATTAAAACTGAGACGAAATATTTAATCATCAGCAATTAATTAAAGCACTAGCAGCGAGTACTTTTCAATCGGTGAGTTCGCGTGGTCAGCTACACGTACTTGACTTGTTCTGTTACTCACAGCTAATTAAGCAATTTAATTTTGTCACCACAATTTGCGCTCCTTTAATTTGAACCAACCTTTCCGCTATAAAATCACATCCGATGCCTCCGTCGCCAAAGCATCTCACACACAGCAGGAGAAACCAACTCATAGTAGCTTAGCTAATTAACACGAtggcctcctcttcttccttgtATCTCCTAGCTGCTCTGCTTGCGCTGGCCTCATGGCAGGCCATTGCTTTTGATCCTAGCCCACTCCAAGATTTTTGTGTTGCTGACATGAAATCACCTGGtaattaagtatatatatatatgtgtgtgtgtaagtgtgtgatcacttgatttaaatagGGTGTTAATTCTAATGTTGTGAAGAAATTCACTGTTCTCATCTGAAATTGTGCATGCGTCATGGCACTAAAAGAATTTGTACTACTTCTGATTTTGAAAAGTATATATAACATTTATATTTACATTCTATGGAGCTTAGTATACATGTACTAACTTGTTCTATGTGAGCAGTGAGGGTAAATGGATTCCCTTGCAAGAACCCAATGGAGGTGAACTCGGACGACTTTTTCAACGCGGCCAAGTTTGACATGCCTAGGAGTACCATGAACAAGGTTGGATCCAACGTCACCAACCTCAACGTTCTAAATTTCCCGGGGCTCAACACCCTCGGCATCTCGCTGGCCCGCATCGACTATGCGCCTTTAGGTGTGAACCCACCACACATTCACCCACGTGCTACCGAGCTCCTCACTGTGCTTGAGGGAACACTCTATGTTGGCTTTGTCACGTCTAACCCAAACAGGCTCTTCTCTAAGGTGGTTCATAAGGGTGACACATTTGTGTTTCCTAAGGCAATGATCCACTTCCAAATGAATTTAGACCACAATAAACCAGCAGTTGCCCAGTCATCACTCAACAGTCAAAACCCTGGAGTTATTACAATTGCTAGTGCGGTGTTTGGATCAAAGCCACCAATCTCTGATGATGTTCTGACCAAGGCATTTCAAGTGGAAAAGAAGGTGATTGATTGGCTCAAATCTCAGTTCTGGGAGAGCAACTACTGATTATCTCATACTGATTCTCCCTAATCAATTGATGCAAGTATGATATATATGAAACCTGTACTTCATTGTAGTATGTAGAATAAATGGGCTTTTGTCCTATCAAAAATGTCATAATATGTTGTACGTGTGCTTTCTTGCTCATGTTTAATAAATGTTATACAATGGAAGTGGTGCCCTTTTCTCTTCGTTACTACAACAGAAATGTACCAATTAACCAAGGCGATAATATGATCATTAATTTTGCTACGTATTTTCTGTCCTTAATTATTCATAAGAATGTAGTTTCTCTATATGTTTACATAACGTAAGTCTACGTATCAGTGACTTCACCGACTAATTTGGATAACGAAAAtggaatttatatatataccacCTAATTAAGTAATGTTCTAAGTTCTAACTGAGGGATAAGTCCGTTTGATCCCTAACTCTCCGCTACGTCTAAAACATTCCCTCGAATACTGAAACCAAACATTTAGCACCTTCAAGTCTCAATACTGGGTAATTGCAGTACATTTGACAAATTAGCTCTTTTCGAAAACTTATGTTGAAAGTGAACCATAaaaaacttcgataaaaaatgGACCAAATGGATCAAGAACTCAGCACCATGTTTCTTGGCGTCGAAGCCTAACAGCTTAGCATCGAGGCCCATGACGCTGACCATGCATGTAGCGggaaaaagttaaaaactaACGTACATGGCCAACTTTGGATCATACCCAAGTATATGGTGTAGTGGTAGGACATGTCTAGTGATCTGGGTTCAAACCCCATCAGTTCCAAAGTTTTTATTCACTCGAAGAAAATGGCGAAGAGAAAATaatcatttctattttttcttcgCCGCCTTCTTTTATTCGCTAAAAAAATGGCCAAGGGAAAAAAAGTACGCTCTTCTATCTTCGCCTCGACGCGAAGGGGGTGGGAGGTGCGATGCGAGTGGGATTCAATCTCAAATCACTGGGTTGGAAGAGGAGTCAATTGACCATTAGTCCACACAATACTTGTACAGAGGTGGAACTCTAAACTTTTTGAAGAGTATAGAACTCAGCGTTATGAGCCTTGGCGCTGAGGGTATGAGGTCATCGCCAAGACCCGTGGCACTAATATGTTGGGCTTTAGTGCTAAGATCCATCACGTTGAGGATTCGgcttaattttataatattttttttacatgatcTATTCTTTAGATAAATTTTTGAAAAGATCAAATTATCAAAAATTTCGGGGGTACTTGACCCGTTGAGCTGCTTCCAACGCCGAGATCCCAAAATGGTTCTATAGTCCCTCGGTTGAGCTGGGCCTATGAACCATTGTCGTCAGCCTCTGGAGAGTCTGGACATTACAACTGTCGGTCACCTGCAGAGAGCTCGCTGTGTGAGGAGGCAACGACGGCGATGAACGCCGGCCATCGCCGCAGGAGCAGAGGCCAAGATGGCCTCCCTGGTGCACCGacatgctcgccggcgagatGCAACCCTGCATTTGGATTTTTCAGTTCAGCTCACTGCCAACGAtcgataaaaaaattatttcagTTCAGCTTCACTGCACAGCTGAGAGGATTAATTCGTCAATTCGGTTGTTGCCAACGTAGCAATATGTACTGGCTCCggcggctcgccgtcgtcggcgccggatcAGAACACTGGTTAATGGGCTTTATTTGTGACGTGCCGCCAAATTAAAGAGGCCCGTGCGTACAGGAAAGCAGATCAGCTCCTGAAAAGAAAATGGTGGATGGGCCGAGCCCGAGAAGGGAATGATAAATGGGCCTAAAACGGAAGGAGCTAGCTAGGTCACGGGTACGCGGCATTTCTCCCATTCGTCTTCTCAAATCTCAACCGTGTACCCAGTTTTAGAATTCGAGGATGTGTTTTAGATAAATAAAAAAGTCCAGGAATTAAATAGATTTGTAGCTTAATCGAAAGGCGTAATTTCACATCGATATATCAAATTTATCTCCAtctatgtacatatatactctATAAGTAAGGGCCACTTGGTAGAAACTTTTCATGTCAATGAAAGAGATTTGGGAATCCATGAATTGTGAGACAACGACTCAAAATTAATGTCTAGAttcaaaacaaataaaaagattAAAAACTAAAGTGGTTGATGGAGGCACACTGATCAGCTCGGAGAGTGGTGAAGGTGGATATGAGtataaggagagagagaggggctaacATAGAGTGTGCCATACATACCAGATGAAGCagtaagagcatcaccaacagttcCCTTATTTCATCCCCAATTCTTCGTTCTGTTCATTTGAGGGAGAGTGATGACATGTCTGTCATCCCCAATCTCTCATTCGCACGTGATTTTTCCTAGGGGGAGCGCCACATGAGCGGGGAGGGAGCGTTGGGAGCGCGAGAGAAAGGGAGGAAAACGAGAAAAATCTGGTGTTAGTCTATCAGATGGGCCcacttttaattttgggataAAATTTAGGCGTTCTCTTGGAGAGGTCAGTTTTTTAGCtacctattttcagtttaggaaacccaaaaataaatttttgggGGAGATTATATGTAATCTCTTGGTGATGCTCCAAGAAACCACTCATAGAGAATCCCTAATGCATAATTTAGTAGCCAAAATTTGCACACAAAATTCTACCTTATGCAACTAAAGGATTTCCATCATGTCATTGGTGTTGGCATGAGGAGCTAGCCTGCTTGTGACAAAGCTAGCACTTTGCAGCTAGCCAAGCAGTGAGCATGCACCTACTATTGTTAGGGATAATTATATCAAGGTGTGCTAGATGTTTGCATTATTGTATACCAGACTAATAGAATGGTCGGTTAAAATTAAAGATTACCTTTACAGAAAAAGCAATGGTCTGATATTTAATTTTGAAAGAAATCAACAATATATAttccatttttttagaaaatggattaaaacctGGCCTCTACACCCAAAAGTAGAgagtttttcttaaaaaaggtGTTAGCAAGTCTAACACAATAATATATTTCTGTATGTAATTTACATGTGTGTGAATATGTGATGGCCATTTATGTTGTGAACAAGTCAATTAAGCTATAACTAGCTAGCTCGAAATATAGATTGTTGAACTTGTCTGGACGTACTAGCCGCTCACAAGaaagcgttttttttttttttgtaatccAGATCGTGCCAGTTCTCCTATTATTTGCCATCCGGATTTATATACATTGCATCCAATGTTTCGTGAGGAATAACAATTAGATTTGGTGCAATGACAATGGTGAGACCAAGTCTCTACTAttgtaaaaattaaagatgtttttgtcggtactTGGTATaccatccgtgtatgagtcggtatTTAAATtcattcgcttttggaaatacaaattcGTAGTTGAGTTGATTTTTAAATTCGTTCACTTTTACAAATACAGAAGGAATCGTAGAAggaatcgtataagaaatctctttcaAAAACTAGCACATTAATTTGAGACgaagctcatgattttctaacaaaatatatatccaagcgaatttaacatagtgaatttcatcttaactaaaccatataacaataataagattaaaatagcttcATCAgttacaacgcacgggtattttttctagtaattaaAAGGATGGAAACGATGGTTTGAGTACTGACTTGGCAATGCTGGTCATTGATTAAAGATGTACACATATTGCCCCCTTTAATTTGCAGAACACACAATAACCACTACGtcttcttttttgaaaaaaaaacaaaaaaacccTACTATGGCATTCTCAAATGTATAAACACAATTTTGACCACGTAGTTAGTAGAGCAGGAAGATATTTTAAGCTGAAGAGTTCAACCTGTTGCCTGCAGGCTGCAGACCATTTCAATCTAGCTGACATCATCACTTCATCTTATTTGACTTGTTCTGTTCTTCACAATTAAGTTCACCAAAGCCACACCCTGCAGCTATATAAGCACATCAAAACTCCATTGCTAAACCCATCACCCAACAAAGCAGTAACTAATTCTAGCTAGCTCAGCTAGAGAAACAGCAAATAATTCAGCAAGAGGAAGAGCAGAAATTAATCCAAAGCCGAATGGCCTCACCCTCTTCCTTGTGTCTCCTCGCTGCTCTCGCGTTGATCTCATGGCAGGCCATGGCCTCTGATCCTAGTCCTCTGCAGGACTTCTGCGTTGCCGATATGCACTCACCTGGTATATTATATTTGCTCTTTCAGAAAATTTACTTTCCTGCTTTGTACCTATGGTCCAAATTGAAACTCTATTAGTCACTACTATATATGTGAGATTATTCTAGCAAAGTAAAATGTATATCTACGTTGAAATATCACTTTATAAGCCTTGAGCTCACAACTTAGTTCTTTGATGTATGCAGTGCGTGTCAATGGATTTGCTTGCTTGAACCCAATGGAAGTGAATGCAGACCATTTTTTCAAGGCAGCCAAGCTTGACACCCCTAGAAAAACAAACAAGGTTGGGTCCAACGTCACCCTAATCAACGTCATGCAGATTCCTGGTCTCAACACACTCGGCATCTCAATTGCGCGCATTGACTATGCACCCTTGGGACAGAACCCACCGCACACACATCCCCGTGCCACTGAGATCCTCACGGTGCTTGAGGGAACATTATATGTCGGCTTCGTCACATCTAACCCAAACAACACGTTATTTTCCAAGGTACTCAACAAGGGTGATGTGTTCGTGTTCCCTCAGGGGCTCATCCACTTCCAATTCAACCCTAACCCACATCAGCCTGCTGTTGCAATTGCTGCACTTAGCAGCCAAAACCCCGGTGCCATTACCATTGCAAATGCAGTGTTTGGATCAAAGCCACCAATCTCGGATGAAGTTTTAGCGAAGGCATTTCAAGTTGAGAAGGGTACTATAGACTGGCTCCAGGCTCAGTTCTGGGAGAACAACCACTACTAATTAAATTTGAATATTTATTTGTATACAATGTATTAGCTTTTGTGTTacaatatataaaataaatttgtattTCTGGACCAATTAATTACGTGGGCTTGCAAGCGTTCCAAATTCTTCCTTTGAGTCACGAATAAACAAAATTCACCTCCTGCATTATTTCCTCTAATGAAAGAAAATATtgatatataaattattttgcCCTTGTTTGGAGAAAATATTGCGTAAAGCTCTCATAAAAGTTGGCAATGATGATGTATCTCCCAAAATTAATTTTCCAAATCTTTTATATGAATGCTTCCTAATTGACCAAAACATCCTATAAATATTATATCATAAATTCCAAACTAATTAACTATTGTAGAAATTTGATTTTCCCCAAACATTAAGTTCACAAAGGACTAGCATTTGTTCGTTCATTCTCACTCCATACCTATTCCTCTCGCTAATTGCTGGTGGTGTACGTCTTCCCTAGGTGATGCCATATCCGAACGCGTAGTGCCCTTCGATTTTGGCCTGGTTTAATTCTCCAAAaaatttctcaaaaacatcacatcgaatcttttgacacatgcatagagcattaaatatatatttaaaaaactaattgcacagttaggggggaaatcgtgagacgaatcttttgaacctaattagcccatgattagccataagtgttacagtaacccacatgtgctaatgatggattaattaggctcaaaagattcgtctcgtggtttccaggcaagttatgaaattagttttttcattcgtgtccaaaaacctcttctgatatccggtcaaacatccgatgtgacacccaaaacttttcttttcgtgaactaaacatgccctctATCTTGCTGCATGCTTTCTCTCAATCTGTAGCTAGGCTTACTGAATAAGCTTAAAGATCGCTTTGTTGATGACAACTGGTggacacacacagagagaggagagagagtatATGCTAGGCTAGGTTTGGACAAATGCGGTGGTAGGAAGAGCCACAAGCTTTAAGACGAGTAGTGAGTAGGATCAACGGTAGGGACATATGGCGATGAGATTTATGGTGAGGAAGAGAGCCTTATACATGGTGACGCCAATAGTCGACTTCTCACTAGCTTCACCAGAGGAGTGGAAATGGCTGATGGAGCAATGGGTGGCCTTGGCACCGACAATGGTATTGCCTGGTACATTACTTGAGATGTTTCAAGGTTAAGTACAGTGAGGTAGGCTAGGTCCAATATTTAGGATGGCAGTGATGGAGGCACATAGAGCCTGGAGGAGAGGTGGACATGGAGAGTAGAGTGGGTGGTTAATATGAAGTAGAAATCAATCAGATCTCAATTTTTCACAAGCACAatgtttcccttttttttcatagTTGCTCAGGAAAGACGAATGGCAGTTGCAGGTAGCAGGCCTCATGTCCCAAGGACAATTtccaattttagttttttttagcaattagggctgtgtttagttcacaccaaaattgaaagtttagttgaaattggaacgatgtgacggaaaagttggaagtttatgtgtgtagggaAGTTTTGATGTggtggaaaagttggaaatttgaagaaaaactttgtaaCTAAAAACACGGCGTAGGTTGATTTTTGTaattcaacttcaaatttataCAAGTAGATAAACTTTGAATCTTtctactcaaaatttaaaacattcaactaattattttctaaaacttttaattttaatttgtgaaactttcaatttaaattttgaaaccttAGATATACTTAAAGTTTTATTAACACTACCTgaaactttcttttttttctctctctccttttttaaaaaacaagcCACTTCGAATTGAAATGAGGAGCACGATCACATATGAAAACGTACAAGCAATTAACGTCACAAATGGAAGTCCGAGTCCGCACATGCCGCGCCCAAAGTAACCACTCCCAATAAAAGTGTGTGACCAAGTAAATACTATTGGAAAACTCTCCGAGTAATTGGTACGAAAATGTTTATTTATGATATCTGTGTATTATGGAGTACTAGGTGCTAAAGTAAAAGTATTAATTATAATCTCTTGGTCATGTGTCATTCTCATGATCGGTACGGTCTGTCAGTGTCCGTACGAATGGATCATGCGTGCATTGACCGAACGATCACTCACAGACCATTGCTATCACATATCACCATTGGATAGGTGTATGACCtattagttactccctccattccaaaatataaggtataaccacccctaacccaaataccaaaaaaataattattatcatcttgtaatttggatcatcctaataaatacaatgtaTGCAttcaatagaattagagaacatgaaagtggatgatttaaaaaagtaataatttaatagagAAAGGATCATAGTTAATGGCCTacatgcatgcacgccttagagcacccgcaatggtaaagtaaggtgctatatataaaacatgtacacctcaacaatagactagattaatagtaaaccacttcaatggtatgtctacatgggtatctatagctctctaatccattgcctcgtttttctctatagactatctccatgttagtagatagctttgctctctctcttcatttaatctcttccaagtaggaaaatatgctgacatggatctcttgtagagagcttatagataaccattgtgggtgcccttatattatggaacatctaaaaaaagtggttgtgccttatattatgaaatggatggagtattaatTAATGCAGTGTAAACTCTAACTACTCGGAAATTAGGTgccttatttttttaacaaaatgtcGTTTAATTTCTGGAACACTGAATAAATATTAAGGTAGGTTATCGTATCTTAGAACTTTGaaacaaagtttatatataacttttgaaataatttaaaaataatgtatTCAAATAaatatgtactacctccgtcacaGAATATAATAATCTAGGACTGGATTAGACATATCCTAGTCAAACAAATCTAGACAGCCCTTATCCAGATTCATTCAAGGATATGTCCCATCCAGTCccaaattgctatattttgggatggaggaagtaaattttaatatttataatattaataatACTACATTcacctccgttttaggttataagactttctagcattgttcatattcatatagatactaatgaatctaggcacacatatatatctagatttattaacatatatataaatgtgggtaatgcgagaaagtcttataatatgaaacggaggaagtatttgccTGTGTAATATAAACATGGGTTGGCGCCTAGTTTATGTAAATATACTAGCGAGATGAGCGCTCATATGTACCAGGCttgaaaacaataaaaaattaaCCTCCACTAACTTATAACCTTCACATAGAAAACATATGGGTCTTACGttttgaacaaaattaacaATATCGATTAATTCTGTATATGCAGATATGTTTTTAAGAAACAATTAATTGCTATCTACTTTGGaacaattaataattaatatataatgcTGTATATTTTTACATGTGATGGTTCTTTTATGAACAAGTCAATAAAATAGCAAAGTAGCAATGTAAGGTTA encodes:
- the LOC4344840 gene encoding germin-like protein 8-4 precursor is translated as MASSSSLYLLAALLALASWQAIAFDPSPLQDFCVADMKSPVRVNGFPCKNPMEVNSDDFFNAAKFDMPRSTMNKVGSNVTNLNVLNFPGLNTLGISLARIDYAPLGVNPPHIHPRATELLTVLEGTLYVGFVTSNPNRLFSKVVHKGDTFVFPKAMIHFQMNLDHNKPAVAQSSLNSQNPGVITIASAVFGSKPPISDDVLTKAFQVEKKVIDWLKSQFWESNY
- the LOC4344841 gene encoding germin-like protein 8-5 precursor; this encodes MASPSSLCLLAALALISWQAMASDPSPLQDFCVADMHSPVRVNGFACLNPMEVNADHFFKAAKLDTPRKTNKVGSNVTLINVMQIPGLNTLGISIARIDYAPLGQNPPHTHPRATEILTVLEGTLYVGFVTSNPNNTLFSKVLNKGDVFVFPQGLIHFQFNPNPHQPAVAIAALSSQNPGAITIANAVFGSKPPISDEVLAKAFQVEKGTIDWLQAQFWENNHY